One region of gamma proteobacterium HIMB55 genomic DNA includes:
- a CDS encoding universal stress protein UspA-like protein (PFAM: Universal stress protein family), whose protein sequence is MAYKRLLVAIDLGATSDQIATKAATMARNQQAEIHVLHIVEPLSLTYGADLHLDTSELQEEINEQADSHLARLAAHLNIPEQHCHLRSGRPEHEIPTLAKQIGADLIVLGSHGRWGLELLLGTTTDSVLGAADCDVLAVRIDREK, encoded by the coding sequence ATGGCTTACAAACGATTACTTGTTGCGATTGACTTAGGCGCAACTTCAGATCAAATAGCGACTAAGGCCGCAACCATGGCTCGCAACCAGCAAGCGGAGATTCATGTTCTGCATATTGTAGAGCCACTATCGCTTACCTACGGCGCGGATCTTCATCTTGACACTTCGGAGCTGCAAGAAGAGATAAACGAACAAGCGGATAGCCACCTCGCAAGACTCGCAGCGCATCTCAATATCCCCGAACAACATTGCCATCTCAGAAGCGGGCGGCCTGAGCACGAAATACCCACACTAGCCAAGCAAATCGGTGCCGACCTGATTGTGCTAGGCAGCCACGGAAGGTGGGGACTGGAGCTGTTGTTGGGAACCACCACTGACAGTGTGCTTGGCGCCGCTGACTGCGATGTTTTAGCTGTGAGAATCGATAGAGAAAAATAG
- a CDS encoding hypothetical protein (PFAM: VWA domain containing CoxE-like protein), with the protein MLVNFFQALKDGGVPVTPRELLDLLAAMNKQLVFGSIDDFYNLSRAVMVKDEKYYDRFDRAFGLHFRDLEGVDDVIEALIPDDWLRSEFVKQLSEEDKAKIESLGGLEKLIDEFKKRLEEQEKRHEGGNKWVGTGGTSPFGNDGFHPEGIRVGGQGKNKKAVKVWDRRDFKNLDDSVEIGTRNIKVALRRLRKFARTGSADELDLDDTISSTARNAGLLDIKMVPERHNAVKVLLFLDVGGSMDPHVKVCEELFSAARSEFKHLKHFYFHNFLYDNVWENNIRRHNQRTALHDVMHKFGHDYKVVIVGDASMSPYEIVQPGGSVEHWNEEPGAVWLERLRSTYEKCVWLNPVPEDEWQYTQSISITNQLMEQKMYPLTLGGLEDAMGFLAK; encoded by the coding sequence ATGCTCGTCAACTTCTTTCAAGCGCTAAAAGATGGTGGTGTGCCCGTCACACCACGTGAGCTTTTGGATTTGCTGGCCGCAATGAATAAGCAGCTTGTTTTCGGCAGCATCGACGATTTTTACAACCTGTCTCGCGCCGTAATGGTCAAAGATGAAAAGTACTACGATCGCTTCGATCGCGCATTTGGTCTCCACTTTCGTGATCTGGAAGGCGTTGACGACGTCATCGAGGCCTTGATTCCGGATGATTGGTTGCGTTCCGAGTTTGTGAAGCAGCTTTCAGAAGAAGACAAAGCAAAGATCGAGTCTCTGGGTGGTCTTGAGAAGCTGATCGATGAGTTCAAGAAGCGTCTTGAAGAGCAGGAAAAGCGGCACGAAGGTGGCAATAAGTGGGTTGGCACAGGCGGCACCTCACCGTTTGGTAATGATGGCTTCCACCCTGAAGGTATTCGCGTCGGTGGTCAGGGCAAAAACAAAAAAGCGGTCAAAGTGTGGGACCGCCGCGACTTCAAAAACCTCGACGATAGCGTTGAAATTGGAACACGAAACATAAAAGTAGCCCTGCGGCGACTTCGCAAGTTTGCGCGAACGGGCTCTGCCGACGAGCTCGATTTGGACGACACCATCAGCTCCACAGCCCGTAATGCGGGGCTTTTGGATATCAAGATGGTGCCCGAGCGTCACAACGCCGTTAAGGTGCTGCTGTTTCTAGACGTAGGCGGTTCGATGGATCCACACGTCAAAGTCTGCGAGGAGTTGTTTTCGGCGGCACGCAGCGAGTTCAAGCACCTTAAGCATTTCTACTTTCACAACTTCCTCTACGACAACGTTTGGGAAAATAACATTCGCCGTCACAACCAACGTACCGCTCTGCACGACGTCATGCACAAGTTTGGTCACGACTACAAAGTGGTGATCGTTGGTGATGCCTCGATGTCTCCGTATGAAATTGTACAGCCCGGCGGTAGCGTCGAGCACTGGAACGAGGAGCCAGGCGCTGTCTGGTTGGAGCGATTGCGTTCAACTTACGAGAAGTGCGTCTGGTTAAATCCTGTGCCTGAGGACGAATGGCAATATACCCAGTCGATTTCCATCACTAATCAGCTGATGGAGCAAAAAATGTATCCTCTTACCCTAGGCGGTTTAGAGGATGCGATGGGCTTCCTCGCTAAATAA
- a CDS encoding PQQ-dependent dehydrogenase, methanol/ethanol family (PFAM: Pyrrolo-quinoline quinone coenzyme N-terminus; Cytochrome c; Pyrrolo-quinoline quinone coenzyme C-terminus; PQQ enzyme repeat~TIGRFAM: PQQ-dependent dehydrogenase, methanol/ethanol family), translated as MSNNKVFVSLLATGLLAACGGSDAPSEAGVDSSAAAPTVAAVDTGRIMNAAEEPEMWLTYGGSYDETRHSSLASVNGDTIQDLGVSWVYTMDKPRGAEATPIVVDGVMYVSGSWSVVYAIDAKTGEELWTYDPEVSGKDAAKGCCDVVNRGVAVHNGKVFVGVFDGRLEALDAATGEVLWSNVTVDQSKPYTITGAPRVFKDKVIIGNSGAELGVRGYVTAYNVETGDEEWRFYTVPNPNKEPDGAASDAIFAELANDSWGDTGAWTTDGGGGTVWDSIVYDTVNDQVLIGVGNGSPWNASVRDPEGDFSGAYDNLFLSSILAVDADTGAYRWHYQTTPRDQWDYTATQQMILAELPMGVDGAMRRVVMQAPKNGFFYVLDAADGELLSAIPFADQNWTTGEVDENGRPIILQEAIDLDNYVVYPGPTGGHNWHPMSFNPDTGLVYIPTNVQLPMVYAQNENAKNANSHWNIGYDYAAGWAFEFPEGTLEFTKTLDGGTLVAWDPVKGEPAWMVPFPQAFNGGTLSTDGGLVFQGNKAGEFVAYDATNGSRVWSSKLSGDASAAPMTYEIDGEQYVSVLSGWGSTSNLIYGVALDKPVSAEPGRVITFKLGGTAEMPNPLEYNVVETPKAALAGDAGSWQLGMQRFAENCMFCHGAYAIGSGVLPDLRWSAMAATEQSWQAIVRDGALTDSGMIAFGDRLSDEEIEAIRTYVLRQAWLAVENGHAEAPDLAVAGDQ; from the coding sequence ATGTCTAACAATAAAGTTTTTGTAAGTCTGCTTGCGACCGGTCTGCTCGCTGCCTGTGGCGGTTCTGATGCCCCAAGCGAGGCGGGAGTTGACTCATCGGCAGCTGCGCCAACCGTAGCGGCTGTTGATACAGGCCGCATCATGAACGCGGCAGAAGAGCCCGAGATGTGGCTGACCTACGGTGGGTCTTACGACGAAACACGACACTCATCGCTTGCGTCAGTCAATGGCGACACCATCCAAGATCTAGGCGTTAGCTGGGTTTACACCATGGATAAGCCCCGTGGTGCTGAAGCGACGCCTATTGTTGTTGACGGTGTCATGTATGTCTCGGGGTCGTGGTCGGTTGTTTACGCGATTGACGCAAAAACAGGTGAGGAGCTCTGGACCTATGACCCTGAAGTGTCAGGCAAAGACGCTGCTAAGGGGTGCTGTGATGTCGTTAACCGCGGCGTTGCCGTACACAACGGCAAGGTCTTCGTAGGCGTTTTCGATGGCCGTTTAGAGGCTCTCGATGCGGCAACGGGCGAGGTCCTTTGGAGCAACGTCACCGTCGACCAATCCAAGCCTTACACGATTACCGGCGCACCTCGGGTCTTTAAGGACAAGGTGATCATTGGTAATTCGGGTGCTGAGCTTGGCGTTAGGGGTTATGTCACTGCCTACAACGTCGAAACCGGTGACGAAGAATGGCGTTTCTACACGGTGCCCAACCCCAACAAAGAGCCTGACGGTGCAGCGTCAGATGCTATCTTTGCCGAACTCGCTAACGATAGTTGGGGTGATACGGGTGCTTGGACCACTGATGGTGGTGGCGGTACGGTTTGGGACTCAATTGTTTACGACACGGTGAATGATCAAGTACTCATCGGCGTCGGCAACGGCTCACCTTGGAACGCATCGGTGCGTGACCCTGAGGGTGATTTCAGCGGTGCCTATGACAACCTGTTCTTGTCATCGATTCTTGCAGTTGATGCCGATACAGGCGCCTATCGGTGGCACTACCAGACAACCCCACGTGACCAGTGGGATTACACGGCGACACAGCAGATGATTCTTGCTGAGCTCCCAATGGGCGTCGACGGCGCAATGCGTCGGGTTGTTATGCAAGCTCCCAAAAATGGCTTCTTCTATGTCCTAGATGCCGCGGACGGCGAACTGCTCTCCGCCATTCCGTTTGCTGACCAAAACTGGACGACAGGTGAGGTTGATGAGAACGGTCGACCCATAATCCTGCAAGAAGCGATTGACCTCGATAACTACGTTGTTTACCCGGGGCCGACAGGTGGTCACAACTGGCATCCGATGTCGTTCAATCCAGATACTGGACTGGTTTACATCCCGACTAACGTGCAGCTACCCATGGTTTACGCTCAAAATGAGAATGCTAAAAATGCGAATTCTCACTGGAATATTGGTTACGACTACGCGGCCGGATGGGCGTTTGAGTTCCCCGAGGGGACACTTGAGTTCACCAAAACACTCGACGGCGGCACCTTAGTTGCCTGGGATCCGGTAAAAGGTGAACCCGCGTGGATGGTGCCATTCCCGCAAGCGTTTAACGGTGGCACTTTGAGCACAGACGGTGGTCTGGTTTTTCAGGGTAATAAGGCTGGTGAGTTCGTCGCTTACGATGCGACAAATGGTAGCCGGGTGTGGTCGAGCAAGCTCTCGGGCGACGCATCTGCTGCGCCAATGACCTACGAGATTGATGGTGAGCAGTACGTCTCAGTGCTATCAGGCTGGGGAAGCACCTCTAATCTGATATACGGCGTTGCGCTCGACAAGCCAGTTTCAGCAGAACCAGGTCGAGTGATTACGTTTAAGCTGGGCGGTACGGCTGAGATGCCCAATCCCCTCGAGTACAACGTGGTCGAGACGCCCAAAGCTGCGCTCGCGGGTGATGCGGGGTCGTGGCAGCTTGGTATGCAACGTTTTGCTGAAAACTGCATGTTCTGTCACGGCGCGTACGCGATTGGATCAGGTGTTTTGCCCGATCTTCGTTGGTCAGCTATGGCTGCGACTGAGCAGTCTTGGCAGGCTATCGTAAGAGACGGTGCCCTGACCGACAGTGGCATGATTGCCTTTGGCGATCGTCTCAGCGACGAAGAGATTGAGGCCATCAGAACCTACGTTCTTCGCCAAGCATGGCTAGCGGTAGAAAACGGCCACGCCGAAGCACCTGACTTAGCAGTGGCTGGCGATCAATAA
- a CDS encoding rRNA methylase (PFAM: SpoU rRNA Methylase family; RNA 2'-O ribose methyltransferase substrate binding) — protein sequence MDLSKTLTIYGRKPVLEALSDTALSPQRLHLADSNKPGGIVSQIETAAKRRDIAISYHDRLALSRISKNGKQDQGVALDLFCPNYSALEELLSSRAESPDKPFRGLLLDGITNPQNVGMIIRSGCAAGIDAIFYPKKSVAALGPLVIKASVGTAFRAPIVFCDDALNCVQALQAADIRIAVMDSHAERSLFDEQNRTNTVFVLGGETDGASSAIKNAANLSLRIPMQNGVESLNVAVTAALISFLG from the coding sequence ATGGATCTTTCTAAAACGCTGACTATTTACGGGAGAAAGCCTGTACTCGAAGCGCTAAGCGACACCGCTCTGTCGCCGCAACGCTTACACCTTGCGGACAGTAACAAACCGGGGGGCATTGTAAGTCAGATCGAAACGGCCGCCAAAAGACGTGACATCGCAATCAGCTATCACGACCGACTAGCGCTTTCTCGCATCTCTAAAAACGGCAAGCAGGATCAGGGGGTGGCGCTAGACCTCTTCTGCCCTAATTACAGTGCTCTCGAGGAATTGCTCTCGAGTCGCGCTGAGAGCCCAGATAAGCCTTTCAGAGGACTTTTGCTTGATGGCATCACCAATCCACAAAACGTTGGCATGATTATTCGCTCAGGATGCGCTGCTGGTATCGATGCTATTTTTTATCCCAAGAAATCCGTCGCGGCTCTCGGTCCACTCGTGATTAAAGCCTCTGTAGGAACCGCCTTTAGGGCCCCTATCGTGTTTTGCGACGACGCACTAAACTGCGTGCAGGCTCTGCAGGCTGCAGATATCCGAATTGCTGTGATGGATAGTCATGCCGAACGGTCGCTATTTGATGAACAGAATCGGACTAATACGGTCTTTGTGTTAGGTGGTGAAACCGACGGCGCATCAAGCGCAATCAAAAACGCAGCGAACCTGTCGCTGCGCATTCCGATGCAAAACGGGGTTGAATCCCTGAATGTCGCCGTGACGGCGGCGCTGATTAGCTTTTTAGGCTAA
- a CDS encoding Glutaredoxin-like domain (DUF836) (PFAM: Glutaredoxin-like domain (DUF836)) — MSLTLYTSPGCHLCEQAEEILDYLGVAFTPVDISADVDLVRQYGVRIPVLQRSDKAELGWPFDSLDVERFSA; from the coding sequence ATGAGTCTTACACTATATACGAGTCCTGGCTGTCATTTGTGTGAACAAGCGGAGGAGATCCTCGATTACTTGGGTGTTGCCTTCACGCCCGTGGATATAAGTGCTGATGTTGATCTGGTCCGGCAGTACGGCGTTCGCATTCCTGTGCTGCAGCGTTCCGACAAGGCGGAGCTCGGTTGGCCCTTTGATTCCCTCGACGTAGAGCGGTTCTCTGCTTAG